One stretch of Candidatus Epulonipiscium sp. DNA includes these proteins:
- the araA gene encoding L-arabinose isomerase — translation MLNLKSLEIWFVTGSQHLYGLETLRQVEEHSHKIVEGLDKDSSIPCKVVFKPILTTSNAIRKLCQEANLDGKCVGIITWMHTFSPAKMWIAGLSELKKPLFHLHTQFNRDIPWNSIDMDFMNLNQSAHGDREYGFIGARLKIARKIIVGYWEDPKTKNRIGAWMRSAVAFTEGHKLKVARFGDNMRNVAVTEGDKVEAQIKFGWAVDAYGIGDLVEYIDAVTNVQINELMDEYKKLYDIDTKANIDSIKEQARIEIGIKNFLVKGNYGAFTTNFENLYGMKQLPGLAVQHLMAQGYGFGGEGDWKTAAMVHIMKMMASGLKGGTSFMEDYTYHLEPDNEMILGAHMLEVCPSISATKPRIEVHPLGIGGKADPARLVFDGKCGPAIAASLVEMGGRYRLIINAVNAIQPTQPMPNLPVAGVLWKPQPSLSEAAEAWILAGGAHHTSFSYDITAEQMMDWAEMAQIECVLIDNSTDLLRFRNELRWNDMAWRR, via the coding sequence ATGTTAAACTTAAAATCTTTGGAAATCTGGTTTGTAACAGGAAGTCAACATTTATACGGACTCGAAACCCTCAGGCAAGTAGAAGAGCATTCCCACAAAATAGTAGAAGGTCTGGATAAGGATTCATCCATCCCCTGTAAGGTTGTATTTAAGCCTATCCTAACTACCTCCAATGCTATCCGTAAACTTTGCCAAGAAGCCAACCTAGATGGAAAATGCGTCGGTATTATTACATGGATGCATACATTTTCTCCAGCTAAAATGTGGATTGCCGGCCTTTCTGAACTTAAAAAACCCCTGTTCCATCTTCATACTCAATTTAACAGGGATATTCCATGGAATAGTATTGATATGGATTTTATGAATCTTAATCAATCTGCCCATGGGGATAGAGAATATGGCTTTATCGGTGCCAGATTAAAAATTGCCCGTAAAATTATCGTAGGTTATTGGGAAGACCCTAAGACTAAAAATCGTATAGGAGCATGGATGCGCTCTGCTGTTGCCTTTACCGAAGGCCACAAACTTAAGGTAGCCCGTTTTGGTGATAATATGCGTAATGTTGCTGTTACCGAAGGAGATAAGGTAGAAGCTCAAATAAAATTTGGCTGGGCAGTTGATGCTTATGGCATAGGCGACCTCGTAGAATATATTGATGCCGTAACTAATGTACAAATCAATGAACTAATGGACGAATACAAAAAACTCTACGATATAGATACTAAAGCTAATATAGACTCCATAAAAGAACAAGCTCGTATCGAAATAGGTATAAAAAACTTTTTAGTTAAAGGAAATTACGGTGCCTTTACTACTAATTTCGAAAATCTATATGGTATGAAACAACTTCCGGGACTTGCAGTACAACACCTAATGGCACAAGGTTATGGTTTCGGTGGTGAAGGTGACTGGAAGACAGCCGCTATGGTCCATATTATGAAAATGATGGCATCGGGGCTTAAGGGTGGAACTTCCTTCATGGAAGACTATACCTATCATCTCGAACCAGATAATGAAATGATATTAGGAGCCCATATGTTAGAAGTATGTCCTAGTATATCGGCAACAAAGCCAAGGATTGAAGTTCACCCCTTAGGTATCGGTGGAAAAGCTGACCCTGCCCGTTTAGTATTTGACGGTAAATGTGGCCCTGCCATCGCCGCTTCTTTAGTGGAAATGGGTGGCCGTTATCGTCTTATTATCAATGCTGTAAATGCCATCCAACCTACACAGCCAATGCCTAATCTTCCTGTAGCAGGAGTGCTTTGGAAGCCCCAACCATCCCTTAGTGAAGCTGCAGAAGCTTGGATACTTGCCGGGGGCGCTCACCATACTTCCTTCTCCTATGATATTACGGCAGAACAAATGATGGATTGGGCGGAAATGGCACAAATTGAATGTGTACTCATTGACAATAGTACAGATCTTCTTAGATTTAGAAATGAACTAAGATGGAATGATATGGCTTGGAGAAGATAA
- a CDS encoding biotin transporter BioY codes for MNMKVKDMILVSLFAALTAIGAFIKFPVGPAPMSLQFLFTAFSAILLGSKLGALSQLIYLIIGLSGIPIFTGGGGIGYILNPTFGYLIGFVIGAFVIGKSIENAKSNSFMRLFTSCLIGLGVVYLIGVPYLYLILKNVVQKDITFIETLKSGLIVFLPGDFIKCFITSFIGFKIIPILNKLKANK; via the coding sequence ATGAATATGAAAGTTAAGGATATGATTTTAGTTTCACTATTTGCAGCATTAACAGCGATTGGAGCATTTATCAAATTTCCTGTGGGTCCCGCTCCTATGTCACTTCAGTTTTTATTTACCGCCTTTTCTGCTATACTTCTTGGTTCAAAGCTGGGGGCTCTTTCTCAGCTCATATATTTGATAATAGGCCTTAGCGGAATTCCAATTTTTACCGGCGGTGGCGGTATAGGTTATATTCTAAATCCCACCTTTGGGTATCTTATCGGATTTGTCATAGGCGCTTTTGTGATAGGAAAAAGTATTGAAAATGCAAAGTCAAATTCTTTTATGAGGCTTTTTACTTCATGTTTGATTGGGTTGGGGGTTGTATATCTAATAGGAGTTCCTTATTTGTATTTGATTTTAAAAAATGTGGTTCAAAAAGACATTACCTTCATAGAGACCCTAAAGTCGGGATTAATAGTCTTTCTCCCTGGGGACTTTATAAAATGTTTCATTACCTCATTTATAGGGTTTAAAATAATTCCCATACTAAACAAACTCAAGGCTAATAAATAA
- a CDS encoding MarR family transcriptional regulator encodes MQHSRSIGRYISIIYRQAQCYINRKLEAFGIGSGQFIFLNILYQQDGIRQEEISYLLDIDKGTTARAIKKLEEEGYVYRKIDSNDRRAQLVFLTDRALSIKGDIFKILRNWTDILVDGFSEEDKQKSINLLEAMTKNIHQYYNREEK; translated from the coding sequence ATGCAGCATTCAAGGTCCATTGGGAGATATATATCAATAATATATAGACAAGCCCAATGTTATATAAACAGAAAGCTTGAAGCTTTTGGTATTGGAAGTGGGCAATTTATATTTTTAAATATCCTCTATCAACAAGATGGAATACGCCAAGAAGAAATATCATATTTGCTAGATATTGATAAAGGAACAACGGCAAGGGCAATCAAAAAGCTTGAAGAAGAGGGATATGTTTATAGAAAAATAGATTCTAATGACAGGAGAGCCCAATTAGTTTTTTTAACTGATAGAGCTTTAAGTATAAAAGGAGATATTTTTAAAATACTAAGAAATTGGACTGATATATTAGTGGATGGTTTTTCAGAAGAGGATAAACAAAAGTCAATAAACCTCCTAGAGGCCATGACAAAAAATATACATCAATACTACAATAGGGAGGAAAAGTAA
- a CDS encoding MATE family efflux transporter, whose product MTTQEQLKNEGIGRLLLKFSIPAIVGMLVNALYNIVDRIFVGKGVNELALTGIGVAFPFMTILLAFSMLVGIGGASLISIRLGQDRKEDAERILGNSFILMIIVTVLVTILGLIYRDPLLRIFGASENTYAYARDYITIILYGSLGNTIGFAMNHMIRAQGHPRAAMASMLIGALTNTILDPIFIFVFAMGIKGAAYATIISQAISAVYVLAFLQSKHSHLNFHIRNMKLSRNVIIEIFSIGMSPFAMQLAASVVTTISNNALRDYGGDLAIGAMSIISSVAMIFFMPIFGINQGVQPIIGYNYGAKQYDRVKQALKLAVVAATVISTLGFIVVEVYPEAVIRIFNDSPELIRIGSSGIRIFLSMMPLIGFQIVSSNYFQAVGKAKISIVLSLLRQVILLIPLLLLLPMAFELSGVWMAGPIADGLSTVITGLFIWKEMRKLDENHKLILVN is encoded by the coding sequence ATGACTACGCAAGAACAATTGAAAAATGAAGGAATAGGTCGGTTACTTCTTAAGTTTTCTATACCGGCAATAGTGGGAATGCTTGTAAATGCATTATATAATATAGTGGATAGGATATTTGTAGGAAAGGGAGTAAATGAACTGGCCCTTACGGGGATAGGAGTGGCCTTTCCTTTTATGACAATCCTTTTAGCTTTTTCTATGCTAGTAGGTATTGGTGGGGCTTCCCTTATTTCTATCAGGTTAGGGCAGGATAGAAAAGAGGATGCCGAACGCATACTAGGAAATTCTTTTATATTAATGATTATCGTCACAGTTCTTGTTACTATATTAGGCCTTATATACAGGGACCCTTTACTTAGGATATTTGGAGCCAGTGAAAACACCTATGCATATGCTAGGGATTATATTACTATCATCTTATATGGTTCCTTAGGTAATACCATAGGATTTGCCATGAATCATATGATTCGTGCCCAAGGCCATCCAAGGGCGGCTATGGCATCTATGCTAATAGGTGCATTAACCAATACTATTTTGGACCCGATATTTATTTTTGTTTTTGCCATGGGGATTAAGGGTGCAGCTTATGCGACCATAATCTCACAGGCTATTAGTGCTGTATATGTACTTGCATTTCTACAAAGTAAACACAGTCACTTAAATTTTCATATTAGAAATATGAAGTTATCAAGAAATGTGATTATAGAAATATTTTCCATTGGAATGTCTCCTTTTGCCATGCAATTGGCTGCCAGTGTAGTTACCACCATATCTAATAATGCCCTAAGGGATTATGGGGGAGATTTGGCCATCGGCGCTATGAGTATTATATCTAGCGTAGCTATGATATTCTTTATGCCTATTTTTGGTATTAATCAAGGAGTACAACCTATAATCGGATACAATTATGGGGCAAAACAATACGATAGGGTAAAACAGGCATTAAAACTGGCAGTTGTAGCGGCTACAGTTATCTCTACCTTAGGTTTTATTGTAGTGGAAGTATATCCAGAAGCTGTTATTCGGATTTTTAACGATTCACCAGAACTAATTCGAATAGGTAGTAGTGGCATTCGTATATTCTTAAGCATGATGCCTTTAATAGGTTTTCAAATTGTAAGCTCAAACTATTTCCAAGCAGTAGGAAAAGCAAAAATATCTATAGTATTAAGTTTGCTGCGACAGGTAATTTTATTAATTCCTTTGTTATTGCTTCTCCCCATGGCATTTGAGTTATCAGGTGTTTGGATGGCAGGACCTATAGCAGATGGTTTATCTACAGTAATTACGGGATTATTTATTTGGAAGGAAATGAGAAAATTAGATGAGAATCATAAATTGATATTAGTAAATTAA
- a CDS encoding glycerate kinase: MKVVIAIDSLKGSLTSMEAGNAIKEGILRVSNANIIVKPLADGGEGTVDTLIEGLGCKKIYVDVTGPLNQRVTAYYGYQEKSNTAIIEMASASGITLIKPDERNPMIATTYGVGEMIKHAAKNGCRHFIVAIGGSATNDGGIGMLQALGYEFFGIDNKAVGQGGQALEKIKSISDNNKLDLLKECSFKVACDVTNPLCGINGATYIYGPQKGVTDDIKDSLDAGMKNYAKITKSFNGTDYKNFPGAGAAGGLGFAFLSFLNAELELGIELILNAVQLEKDILDADYVITGEGKLDYQTSMGKAPIGVAKLAKKHGVKVIALTGSIGKDASKCNEAGIDAYFSIINSIISLEYAMDKKIAIKNMTETAEQVFRLISSV, encoded by the coding sequence ATGAAAGTTGTAATAGCAATTGATTCACTAAAAGGAAGCCTTACTTCCATGGAGGCGGGAAATGCAATCAAAGAGGGAATATTAAGAGTGTCTAATGCTAATATTATTGTAAAACCTTTAGCTGATGGAGGAGAAGGAACTGTCGATACTCTTATAGAGGGCTTAGGATGCAAGAAAATTTATGTAGATGTAACCGGACCCTTAAATCAAAGAGTAACCGCTTATTATGGATATCAGGAAAAAAGTAACACAGCTATTATTGAAATGGCTTCTGCCTCTGGAATAACCCTAATAAAGCCAGATGAAAGAAACCCCATGATTGCTACTACTTATGGGGTAGGTGAAATGATTAAACATGCGGCAAAAAATGGCTGTCGGCATTTCATTGTGGCTATAGGGGGCAGTGCTACTAATGATGGTGGCATTGGAATGCTACAGGCTCTTGGCTATGAATTTTTTGGCATTGATAATAAAGCTGTAGGGCAAGGCGGACAAGCCCTAGAAAAAATTAAATCAATTTCGGATAATAATAAGTTGGATTTACTTAAGGAATGTAGTTTTAAAGTGGCATGTGATGTGACTAACCCCCTTTGTGGCATCAATGGGGCTACTTATATATACGGCCCCCAAAAAGGGGTTACCGATGATATTAAGGATTCGCTAGATGCCGGTATGAAAAACTATGCAAAGATTACCAAATCTTTTAATGGTACTGATTATAAAAACTTTCCCGGTGCTGGTGCTGCAGGTGGCCTAGGATTTGCATTTTTAAGCTTTTTGAATGCTGAGTTAGAACTCGGAATTGAACTGATATTAAATGCGGTTCAGCTAGAAAAAGATATCCTTGATGCTGACTATGTAATAACAGGTGAAGGAAAACTCGATTATCAAACTTCAATGGGTAAAGCCCCTATCGGAGTGGCTAAACTAGCTAAAAAACATGGAGTAAAGGTTATTGCCCTAACAGGAAGTATAGGTAAAGACGCATCTAAATGCAATGAGGCAGGAATAGATGCTTATTTTTCTATCATCAATTCAATTATAAGCTTAGAGTATGCTATGGATAAAAAAATTGCTATAAAAAATATGACTGAAACCGCTGAGCAGGTCTTTCGTCTTATCTCATCCGTCTAA
- a CDS encoding FGGY-family carbohydrate kinase, producing the protein MNLKMHDVKNSIINGKTALGIELGSTRIKAVLVGEDNSPIASGSHDWENSYINNMWTYSVEEIWKGVQDSFRKMAYDVKQQYGITLQKIGAIGFSAMMHGYLAFDKDENLLVPFRTWRNNITEEASKSLTKLFNYNIPQRWSIAHLYQAILNAEEHITDINFLTTLAGYVHWKLTGQKVLGIGEASGVFPIDLNSKRYDKNMTNQFNKLIDSYNLPWKLEDILPKVLLAGENAGILTEEGARLLDISGNLQAGIPLCPPEGDAGTGMVATNSIAKRTGNVSAGTSVFAMIVLEKELSKVHPEIDLVTTPVGNLVAMAHSNNCSSDLNAWVGLFAEFAKSMGIEPNMDKIFGSLYNMALKGDPDCGGLLAYGYLSGEHMTGFEEGRPLFVRSSDSKFNLANFMRVNLFTALGALKIGLDILLKEEGIKLDKILGHGGLFKTKRVGQKIMAGAINVPVTVMETAGEGGAWGIALLASYMINKNGGETLEVYLSTKVFAGKGVHTMTPDSKDVEGFEKFMDRYVKGLAIERAAIKYLK; encoded by the coding sequence ATGAATCTGAAAATGCATGATGTTAAAAACTCTATTATTAACGGAAAAACTGCATTGGGAATTGAACTGGGTTCAACTAGAATCAAAGCTGTCCTTGTTGGTGAGGATAATTCACCAATTGCTTCTGGCAGCCACGACTGGGAAAATAGCTATATTAACAACATGTGGACTTACAGCGTAGAAGAAATTTGGAAGGGGGTGCAAGATAGCTTCCGAAAGATGGCTTATGATGTTAAACAACAGTATGGTATTACTCTCCAAAAAATAGGGGCTATTGGTTTTAGTGCAATGATGCATGGCTATCTGGCCTTTGATAAGGATGAGAACCTCTTGGTGCCATTTCGCACATGGCGTAACAACATTACTGAAGAAGCATCCAAATCCTTAACAAAGCTATTTAACTATAATATCCCCCAACGATGGAGTATCGCCCACCTTTATCAAGCTATCTTAAATGCAGAAGAACATATAACTGATATAAACTTCCTAACAACCCTAGCAGGATATGTTCACTGGAAATTGACAGGTCAAAAAGTGCTTGGAATTGGAGAGGCTTCAGGGGTTTTTCCAATCGATTTAAATTCTAAGCGTTATGATAAAAACATGACTAATCAGTTTAACAAATTGATTGATTCTTATAATCTTCCATGGAAGCTTGAAGATATCCTTCCTAAGGTATTGCTAGCCGGTGAAAATGCCGGTATCCTTACAGAAGAAGGAGCAAGGCTTTTAGACATTTCTGGAAACCTTCAGGCAGGCATTCCCCTTTGTCCTCCTGAGGGAGATGCAGGAACAGGTATGGTTGCAACCAATAGCATTGCAAAACGTACTGGGAATGTTTCCGCGGGAACATCAGTATTTGCGATGATTGTCCTAGAAAAGGAGTTGTCCAAGGTGCATCCTGAAATAGACCTAGTTACAACCCCTGTGGGTAACTTGGTGGCTATGGCTCATTCCAACAATTGTTCCTCAGATCTTAATGCATGGGTAGGATTATTTGCGGAATTTGCAAAGTCAATGGGCATAGAACCAAATATGGATAAGATATTTGGTTCTCTATACAATATGGCACTAAAAGGCGACCCAGATTGTGGCGGCTTATTAGCTTATGGTTATCTCTCCGGAGAACATATGACAGGCTTTGAAGAAGGCCGTCCATTATTTGTCCGTTCCTCTGATAGCAAATTCAATCTGGCTAACTTTATGAGAGTTAATTTATTTACGGCTTTGGGAGCTCTTAAGATTGGTCTTGATATTCTTCTTAAAGAAGAAGGGATTAAATTAGATAAAATCTTAGGCCATGGGGGTTTATTCAAAACAAAAAGAGTAGGACAAAAAATCATGGCCGGTGCCATTAATGTACCTGTAACCGTTATGGAAACCGCTGGTGAAGGCGGTGCATGGGGGATAGCTCTACTGGCGTCCTATATGATTAATAAAAATGGTGGCGAAACCTTAGAAGTTTATCTTAGCACTAAAGTATTCGCAGGAAAAGGAGTCCATACCATGACCCCTGATTCTAAGGATGTGGAAGGCTTTGAAAAATTTATGGACCGTTATGTTAAAGGACTTGCTATTGAGCGGGCTGCTATAAAATATCTTAAATAA